The following coding sequences are from one Scomber japonicus isolate fScoJap1 chromosome 3, fScoJap1.pri, whole genome shotgun sequence window:
- the frs3 gene encoding fibroblast growth factor receptor substrate 2, with amino-acid sequence MGSCWSCLYRDPIRDNHLTKFKVINVDDEGNELGSGIMELTQTELILHTRKRDAIRWPYLCLRRYGYDSNLFSFESGRRCQTGQGIFAFKCSRAEEIFNLLQELMQCNSINVVEESMMMTRSGHTPEMEMSRTPQTPNTPAFPVQAFPNGYPGYPIRGDSSQPSLADDHGHSLMGLEDQTHTYVNTVSMEGDLSMRHCVHSLPEVRPSTFPETTRGAMPVGGQGNTQSNLRCCPLEEHKDPQVFLQPSSQEVKFMLGPTPAQRHLLERERERERERDRHVHNPHSLQPVEGATGSETEGDEPSMHVCNSHSYHHFHHHAHRHPGHEHPDGCQSGELTYENINGLRSGRKQRLSPSSVSQSVGSSSSSSTGDSHSHSLLHPHAHGPSSLPPQGYACERGMVGGHRRTALLNYENLPSLPPVWEYSALQRDDQQEDEDDEQDDDEYEEEEEDFDEYEFSEGPGTPNGYHQDGRGIHRDALQNYVNTEQVQPPRLRHTCPPHPRPCQPDRGGRIFSFDFRRRSRSGVGGCEHGHMPPSGQLNYIQVDLEGEPPCQALSGGGAQNQPQHQRLPPKKCGQQAPRRSECYAVIDLKKTAAMSNLQKALPRDDGTSRKTRHNSTDLPL; translated from the exons ATGGGGAGCTGTTGGAGCTGTCTGTACAGAGATCCCATCCGAGACAACCATCTCACCAAATTTAAG GTCATCAATGTGGACGATGAGGGCAACGAGCTGGGCTCTGGGATCATGGAGCTCACCCAGACCGAACTCATTCTTCACACACGCAAGAGAGACGCCATCCGGTGGCCGTATCTCTGCCTGCGACGCTACGGCTATGACTCCAACCTGTTTTCTTTCGAGAGCGGTCGCCGCTGTCAGACTGGGCAGG GAATCTTTGCATTCAAGTGTTCGCGGGCAGAGGAGATCTTCAATCTGCTCCAGGAGCTGATGCAATGTAACAGCATCAACGTGGTGGAAGAGTCGATGATGATGACTCGCAGTGGTCACACACCAGAGATGGAAATGTCTCGCACACCGCAGACTCCCAAca CTCCAGCATTCCCTGTCCAGGCTTTTCCCAATGGATACCCTGGTTATCCAATCAGAGGTGATTCCTCTCAACCCTCTCTTGCTGATGATCATGGTCATAGCCTCATGGGTTTGGAAGACCAG ACCCACACCTATGTAAACACTGTTAGTATGGAGGGGGATCTCTCTATGCGTCACTGTGTGCACTCCCTACCTGAGGTGCGGCCAAGTACTTTCCCTGAGACAACACGGGGAGCCATGCCCGTCGGGGGCCAAGGAAACACGCAGTCCAACCTGCGGTGCTGTCCCTTGGAGGAGCATAAAGATCCTCAGGTGTTCCTACAGCCGTCCTCGCAGGAGGTCAAATTCATGCTGGGCCCCACTCCAGCACAGCGCCATCTcttggagagggagagggagagggagagagagagggacaggcaTGTGCACAATCCTCACAGCCTTCAGCCAGTAGAGGGCGCAACAGGCTCAGAGACGGAAGGAGACGAGCCCTCTATGCATGTGTGCAACTCTCACTCCTATCATCATTTCCATCACCATGCACACCGCCACCCAGGCCACGAGCACCCGGATGGCTGCCAGAGTGGCGAGCTCACTTATGAGAACATCAACGGCTTGAGGAGTGGCCGGAAGCAGCGGCTGAGTCCCAGCAGCGTGTCGCAGTCTGTGGGgtcgagcagcagcagcagtactggGGACagtcactcacactctctcctgCACCCACACGCCCACGGCCCATCGTCTCTACCTCCACAGGGCTACGCCTGTGAGAGGGGCATGGTCGGAGGTCACCGTCGGACAGCTCTGCTCAACTACGAGAACCTGCCGTCTCTGCCCCCCGTGTGGGAGTACAGCGCTCTGCAGCGGGACGACCAAcaggaagatgaggatgatgaacaggatgatgatgaatatgaagaagaggaggaagattttGATGAATATGAGTTCTCAGAAGGCCCTGGGACACCCAATGGGTACCACCAGGATGGTCGGGGCATCCACAGAGATGCCCTGCAGAACTATGTCAACACAGAGCAGGTCCAGCCGCCCCGGCTCCGACACACCTGCCCCCCACACCCGCGGCCATGTCAGCCAGACAGAGGGGGGCGAATATTTAGCTTTGATTTCCGCAGACGATCGAGGTCAGGGGTTGGAGGCTGTGAGCACGGCCACATGCCTCCATCAGGGCAGCTGAACTACATCCAGGTGGACCTAGAGGGAGAACCTCCCTGCCAAGCCCTCAGCGGTGGGGGTGCCCAGAACCAGCCACAGCACCAGCGCCTACCACCCAAAAAATGTGGCCAGCAGGCACCCCGGCGCAGTGAATGCTACGCAGTTATTGACCTAAAGAAGACCGCTGCCATGTCCAACCTGCAGAAAGCTCTGCCCAGGGATGATGGGACTTCCAGAAAGACTCGCCACAACAGCACAGACCTGCCTCTGTAA
- the tspo gene encoding translocator protein translates to MWLPMLGMTALPHLGGFYGGYVTRKEVKTWYTTLEKPSWRPPNAAFPVVWTCLYTGMGYGSYLVWKELGGFTQDAVVPLGLYGLQLALNWAWTPIFFGAHKLKLALIEIVVLTGTVGATMLSWYSINRTASLLLAPYLSWLCLATSLNYCIWRDNPEKKEE, encoded by the exons ATGTGGCTGCCTATGCTGGGAATGACGGCCCTGCCGCATCTGGGAGGTTTCTATGGCGGTTATGTAACACGCAAAGAGGTGAAGACCTGGTACACTACCCTGGAGAAACCATCATGGAGGCCACCAAACGCAGCATTCCCAGTCGTGTGGACCTGTCTGTATACAGGCATGGG ATACGGCTCCTACCTGGTGTGGAAAGAGCTTGGAGGTTTCACTCAGGATGCAGTGGTGCCACTGGGACTGTATGGGCTGCAGCTCGCCCTGAACTGGGCCTGGACTCCTATTTTCTTTGGTGCACACAAGCTGAAATTG GCACTTATTGAGATCGTTGTTCTCACTGGGACTGTTGGAGCCACCATGTTGTCGTGGTATTCCATCAACCGCACAGCATCTCTGCTGCTGGCACCCTACCTGTCCTGGCTGTGCCTTGCCACCAGCCTTAACTACTGCATATGGAGAGACAACccagagaaaaaagaggagtaG
- the LOC128355873 gene encoding ubiquinol-cytochrome-c reductase complex assembly factor 2 yields the protein MSATRYRRFLRLCEEWPRDESKKTQDLGTVLRQRVAAAFREGENTQISDPEKCDQMYESLARINSNYYRQRFPRVRDTSFTGVTVEECKVLLTGSMQHMDEEKKGLWKTLMKRFSSKPPEDSPEKAPEK from the exons ATGTCCGCCACTCGGTACCGTCGGTTCTTGAGGTTGTGTGAAGAATGGCCCCGAGACGAGTCCAAGAAAACCCAAGATTTGGGGACGGTGCTGCGGCAGAGAGTGGCAGCGGCCTTCCGTGAGGGGGAAAATACGCAg ATCTCAGATCCAGAGAAGTGCGACCAGATGTATGAAAGTTTGGCTCGCATTAACAGCAACTACTACAGACAAAGA TTTCCTCGTGTAAGAGACACAAGCTTTACTGGAGTTACAGTGGAAGAGTGCAAAGTGCTTTTGACAG gCAGTATGCAACATATGGACGAGGAAAAAAAGGGGCTGTGGAAGACGTTAATGAAGAGATTCTCCTCCAAACCGCCAGAAGACAGTCCAGAGAAGGctcctgaaaaataa
- the tomm6 gene encoding mitochondrial import receptor subunit TOM6 homolog has product MSGPNVKKDSPGAGGVMDWVSSACRFATDRNDFRRNLLVNLGLFAAGVWVARNLSDFDLMSPQPVT; this is encoded by the exons ATGAGCGGACCAAACGTCAAAAAGGACTCTCCTGGGGCCGGAGGTGTGATGGACTGGGTCAGCTCGGCTTGTCGGTTCGCAACAGACAGAAACGACTTCAGGAG gaatcTTCTGGTCAACTTGGGCTTGTTTGCCGCCGGTGTTTGGGTTGCAAGAAATCTCTCTGATTTTGACCTGATGTCTCCTCAGCCTGTGACATAA
- the c3h1orf74 gene encoding UPF0739 protein C1orf74 homolog — protein sequence MSTEDLFVAAARKCLSARRKSLSVPQSLDLAAQVSAVDLGLKPALLYDSNGTNTERVQQYLSSLQSSQLVSKSLLTMDLSGNTLIVNPVSVRSNLERLLLDSGVVVINVCHSLEKPAIADRGELKSIAQELLLLLREFEQLKEAEKPLYVGEKSEEWNLCTVFGLLLGYPVTYWFDQTQSFENCLSMTPLMVTKASATWRADTAGHACCLLSFSIPAALHKQTQSNLEDWKLRLQERFQQQHVLKDLTVCQTTVTLPSVCL from the coding sequence ATGTCCACTGAGGATCTCTTTGTTGCTGCAGCTCGTAAATGTTTGTCAGCAAGAAGGAAATCTCTTTCTGTTCCTCAGAGTCTGGATCTTGCCGCACAGGTGTCAGCTGTTGATTTGGGCTTGAAACCAGCTCTGCTGTATGACAGTAACGGCACCAACACAGAGCGAGTGCAGCAGTATTTGAGCTCATTGCAGTCTTCTCAGCTTGTGTCTAAATCGCTTCTCACAATGGATTTAAGTGGTAACACTCTCATTGTTAATCCAGTTTCAGTAAGATCAAATCTAGAAAGGCTGCTTCTTGATAGTGGCGTGGTTGTAATTAATGTGTGCCACTCACTGGAGAAACCTGCCATCGCTGACAGAGGAGAGCTGAAGAGCATAGCGCAGGAATTACTGCTTCTCCTGAGAGAGTTTGAACAACTGAAGGAGGCCGAGAAACCTCTTTATGTTGGGGAGAAATCGGAGGAATGGAACCTGTGCACAGTGTTCGGTCTGTTATTGGGTTATCCCGTCACCTACTGGTTTGATCAGACCCAGAGCTTTGAAAACTGCCTGTCTATGACCCCCCTGATGGTGACCAAAGCTTCAGCAACGTGGCGGGCCGACACTGCAGGTCACGCATGTTGCCTGTTGTCCTTCAGCATCCCGGCTGCTCTGCACAAACAGACGCAGTCCAACCTGGAGGACTGGAAGCTTCGTCTTCAGGAAAGATTTCAGCAGCAACATGTCCTGAAAGATCTCACAGTCTGTCAAACCACAGTCACACTGCCCTCAGTCTGTTTGTGA
- the sirt4 gene encoding NAD-dependent protein lipoamidase sirtuin-4, mitochondrial translates to MRLLWRTLTLHTAPVRRTSSEPAAVSSFVPACSNTDGPSLELLQDFVSRSRRLFVITGAGLSTESGIPDYRSEGVGLYARTDRRPMQHAEFIRSAKSRQRYWARNFVGWPQFSSHQPNCAHKVLQRWEDSGRLHWLVTQNVDALHSKAGQKRLTELHGCTHRVMCLGCGGISAREELQRRFEALNPGWRAQAGAVAPDGDVFIEDEQVLHFRVPSCQDCGGILKPDVTFFGDTVKKTTVHFVHDRLAESDAVLVVGSSLQVYSGYRFLLAASERKIPVAILNIGTTRADHLAELKVIGRCGEVLSLLQPL, encoded by the exons ATGAGACTACTATGGCGAACCCTCACCCTGCACACAGCCCCTGTGAGGAGGACGAGCTCTGAACCTGCAGCTGTGTCGAGCTTCGTCCCGGCCTGCAGCAACACCGACGGCCCCTCCCTGGAGCTGCTACAGGACTTTGTGTCCCGATCCAGACGCCTGTTTGTGATCACCGGTGCAGGTCTCTCCACTGAGTCCGGGATCCCTGATTACCGCTCAGAGGGTGTGGGGCTGTACGCTCGTACTGACAGGAGACCCATGCAGCATGCAGAGTTTATCCGCAGTGCCAAGTCCCGGCAGCGGTACTGGGCCAGGAACTTTGTGGGGTGGCCGCAGTTCTCCTCCCACCAGCCCAACTGTGCTCACAAGGTCCTGCAGCGGTGGGAGGACAGCGGGAGACTGCACTGGCTGGTCACTCAAAATGTGGATGCTCTTCACTCAAAGGCCGGACAGAAAAGACTCACTGAGCTCCACGGTTGCACCCACAG GGTGATGTGTTTAGGCTGTGGTGGCATCTCAGCGAGGGAGGAGCTCCAGAGGAGATTTGAGGCTCTGAACCCAGGCTGGAGGGCTCAGGCGGGTGCTGTGGCTCCAGATGGTGACGTCTTCATAGAGGACGAGCAAGTCCTCCACTTCAGAGTTCCCTCCTGCCAGGACTGTGGTGGGATACTGAAACCTGATGTTACGTTTTTTGGAGACACtgtgaaaaaaacgacagtgCACTTTGTGCACGACAGACTGGCAGAATCAGACGCAGTGTTGGTTGTGGGGTCCTCGTTGCAG GTTTATTCAGGATACAGGTTCTTACTGGCAGCGAGTGAGAGGAAAATACCAgtcgccatcttgaacattggGACTACGAGGGCGGACCACCTGGCAGAGCTGAAAGTGATCGGCCGCTGCGGTGAAGTGCTGTCACTCCTTCAACCTCTTTGA